Proteins from a single region of Clupea harengus chromosome 5, Ch_v2.0.2, whole genome shotgun sequence:
- the sdc4 gene encoding syndecan-4 isoform X1 — MQKLFLVLFVVASVYSESQVRETETWMPTKGKQSHEDLVSSGDSQNGSDFELTSDDEDLVDDYDSLYDDESSGSGDGVSDEETAPTSKPDLIDNRIPEQGGPVKPQPTVNENDIVLKNEVGVRSSSGVEDRPPNVLMSQAGDESFFNKTEVVAALIAGGAVGLLFSVLLILLLIYRMKKKDEGSYALGKKPIYTKAASTEIYA; from the exons CAGGTGAGGGAGACGGAGACATGGATGCCAACGAAGGGAAAGCAGTCTCATGAAGACCTGGTGTCGTCGGGTGACTCCCAGAACGGTTCAGACTTCGAGTTAACCAGCGACGATGAGGACCTTGTCGATGACTATGATTCACTCTATGACGACGAGTCGTCAGGTTCTGGAGATGGAG tgTCAGACGAAGAGACTGCGCCAACATCTAAG CCTGACCTAATCGACAACAGGATCCCAGAGCAGGGAGGCCCTGTGAAGCCACAGCCCACAGTGAACGAGAATGACATTGTGCTTAAAAACGAGGTCGGCGTCCGCTCCTCATCAGGGGTCGAGGACCGCCCTCCCAACGTGCTGATGTCACAGGCAGGAGATGAGAGCTTCTTTAACAAGACCGAAGTTGTTGCAG CCCTGATCGCTGGCGGTGCAGTCGGTCTGCTCTTCTCTgtgctcctcatcctcctgctcATCTACCGCATGAAGAAGAAAGACGAGGGCAGCTACGCCCTGGGGAAGAAGCCCATTTACACGAAGGCCGCATCTACGGAGATCTACGCCTAA
- the sdc4 gene encoding syndecan-4 isoform X2, producing MQKLFLVLFVVASVYSESVRETETWMPTKGKQSHEDLVSSGDSQNGSDFELTSDDEDLVDDYDSLYDDESSGSGDGVSDEETAPTSKPDLIDNRIPEQGGPVKPQPTVNENDIVLKNEVGVRSSSGVEDRPPNVLMSQAGDESFFNKTEVVAALIAGGAVGLLFSVLLILLLIYRMKKKDEGSYALGKKPIYTKAASTEIYA from the exons GTGAGGGAGACGGAGACATGGATGCCAACGAAGGGAAAGCAGTCTCATGAAGACCTGGTGTCGTCGGGTGACTCCCAGAACGGTTCAGACTTCGAGTTAACCAGCGACGATGAGGACCTTGTCGATGACTATGATTCACTCTATGACGACGAGTCGTCAGGTTCTGGAGATGGAG tgTCAGACGAAGAGACTGCGCCAACATCTAAG CCTGACCTAATCGACAACAGGATCCCAGAGCAGGGAGGCCCTGTGAAGCCACAGCCCACAGTGAACGAGAATGACATTGTGCTTAAAAACGAGGTCGGCGTCCGCTCCTCATCAGGGGTCGAGGACCGCCCTCCCAACGTGCTGATGTCACAGGCAGGAGATGAGAGCTTCTTTAACAAGACCGAAGTTGTTGCAG CCCTGATCGCTGGCGGTGCAGTCGGTCTGCTCTTCTCTgtgctcctcatcctcctgctcATCTACCGCATGAAGAAGAAAGACGAGGGCAGCTACGCCCTGGGGAAGAAGCCCATTTACACGAAGGCCGCATCTACGGAGATCTACGCCTAA